A stretch of Ciconia boyciana chromosome 18, ASM3463844v1, whole genome shotgun sequence DNA encodes these proteins:
- the NOXA1 gene encoding NADPH oxidase activator 1 isoform X2: MAYRELVRRWHQGVLAADGGDWEAALDAFAAIPEPPSRICFNMGCVHLLAGRPEEALRAFDKTIAKDNSLAVGFFQRGFVRLQLEMYEEALSDYHMAFSHLRKNPFIDYKQLGLRHILYAWEVLYSTAAAQCRLQQWQEARATLDKAVVWRPEGRTAILDLALERVQDRLFLEPMQVPLGEFFRPRKKEVEQLDSKDFLGKPKVISSIIPNDEYIGFEPLRLQKQGFYEPSVDALRDNESGYYRVLSHYYPEDSEKLAVKASSLVFVLTRGADDWATAIHDGQKLRIPSSLLEPASRMDKWKISNGIPLPPAQVPPSRLHVKQKPESPGGENASANDAGAQMDFKIPLTPGEASSSTDRPVVLRACCECTVVVRAGEVPSLLDLRALLRERFGQQAERGKLSYRHSDGKELGTVSGEEDLGKMWQQLTDGRLTLCCQDSDSHSGRPVLYRMLAQHSYLAQGPGDLEFSKGDVLDILSEVNEDWLEGRCNGKTGIFPKCFATQTSCGAPFL, from the exons aTGGCCTACCGGGAGCTGGTGAGGCGCTGGCACCAGGGCGTGCTGGCGGCCGACGGCGGGGACTGGGAGGCCGCCCTGGACGCCTTCGCCGCCATCCCGGAGCCGCCGTCCCGGATCTGTTTCAACATGGGCTGCGTGCACCTGCTGGCGGGCAGGCCCGAGGAGGCCCTGCGG GCATTTGATAAAACCATTGCGAAGGACAATTCCCTAGCCGTTGGCTTCTTTCAGAGAGGGTTTGTCCGTCTGCAGCTGGAAAT GTACGAAGAAGCTCTCTCTGACTATCATATGGCCTTCAGTCATCTAAGAAAAAATCCCTTCATCGATTACAagcagctggggctgaggcACATACTCTATGCATGGGAG GTGCTgtacagcactgcagcagcacagtgccggctgcagcagtggcaggaggCCAGAGCCACCCTAGATAAGGCCGTTGTATGGAGACCTGAAGGAAGAACAGCAATCCTGGACCTGGCCCTTGAGCGGGTGCAG GACCGACTGTTTTTAGAGCCCATGCAGGTTCCTCTTGGGGAATTTTTCAGACCACGAAAGAAGGAAGTTGAACAGCTGGATTCAAAAGATTTCCTGGGTAAACCCAAG GTGATCTCATCCATCATTCCCAACGATGAGTACATTGGCTTCGAGCCTCTCAGGCTTCAG AAACAGGGCTTTTATGAACCCAGTGTTGATGCTCTGCG agacAATGAGTCAGGCTACTATCGAGTTTTGTCCCATTATTACCCTGAGGACTCGGAGAAGTTGGCAGTGAAAGCCAGCAGTTTGGTCTTTGTGCTGACGAGAGGAGCAGATGACTGGGCTACAGCCATACACGATGGACAG AAGCTGCGCATACCGAGCTCTCTCCTGGAGCCTGCCTCAAGGATGGATAAATGG AAGATCAGCAATGGgattcccctccctcctgcccaggtGCCTCCCAGCCGACTCCATGTGAAGCAGAAGCCAG aatCTCCTGGGGGAGAAAATGCCTCTGCAAATGATGCTGGTGCCCAAATGGACTTCAAG ATCCCACTGACCCCTGGAGAAGCCTCATCCAGCACGGACAGACCTGTTGTGCTGAGAGCGTGTTGTGAGTGCACCGTGGTGGTGAGGGCAGGCGAGGTGCCGTCTCTGCTGGACCTGCGGGCTCTGCTGAGGGAGCGCTTTGGCCAGCAGGCAGAGCGAGGGAAGCTGAG CTACAGGCATTCAGATGGCAAAGAACTGGGTACAGTTTCGGGAGAGGAGGATCTAGGGAAGATGTGGCAGCAGCTGACAGATGGCAGGCTGACGCTCTGCTGCCAG GACTCAGACTCCCACTCGGGCAGACCCGTCCTCTACCGGATGCTGGCTCAGCACTCTTACCTTGCGCAGGGACCGGGGGACCTGGAGTTCAGCAAGGGAGACGTGCTGGATATTCTCTCTGAAG tgaATGAGGACTGGCTTGAAGGACGCTGCAATGGCAAGACTGGCATCTTCCCCAAATGCTTTGCAACCCAGACCAGTTGTGGTGCTCCCTTCCTATAG
- the NOXA1 gene encoding NADPH oxidase activator 1 isoform X1 gives MAYRELVRRWHQGVLAADGGDWEAALDAFAAIPEPPSRICFNMGCVHLLAGRPEEALRAFDKTIAKDNSLAVGFFQRGFVRLQLEMYEEALSDYHMAFSHLRKNPFIDYKQLGLRHILYAWEVLYSTAAAQCRLQQWQEARATLDKAVVWRPEGRTAILDLALERVQDRLFLEPMQVPLGEFFRPRKKEVEQLDSKDFLGKPKVISSIIPNDEYIGFEPLRLQKQGFYEPSVDALRDNESGYYRVLSHYYPEDSEKLAVKASSLVFVLTRGADDWATAIHDGQKLRIPSSLLEPASRMDKWKISNGIPLPPAQVPPSRLHVKQKPESPGGENASANDAGAQMDFKQIPLTPGEASSSTDRPVVLRACCECTVVVRAGEVPSLLDLRALLRERFGQQAERGKLSYRHSDGKELGTVSGEEDLGKMWQQLTDGRLTLCCQDSDSHSGRPVLYRMLAQHSYLAQGPGDLEFSKGDVLDILSEVNEDWLEGRCNGKTGIFPKCFATQTSCGAPFL, from the exons aTGGCCTACCGGGAGCTGGTGAGGCGCTGGCACCAGGGCGTGCTGGCGGCCGACGGCGGGGACTGGGAGGCCGCCCTGGACGCCTTCGCCGCCATCCCGGAGCCGCCGTCCCGGATCTGTTTCAACATGGGCTGCGTGCACCTGCTGGCGGGCAGGCCCGAGGAGGCCCTGCGG GCATTTGATAAAACCATTGCGAAGGACAATTCCCTAGCCGTTGGCTTCTTTCAGAGAGGGTTTGTCCGTCTGCAGCTGGAAAT GTACGAAGAAGCTCTCTCTGACTATCATATGGCCTTCAGTCATCTAAGAAAAAATCCCTTCATCGATTACAagcagctggggctgaggcACATACTCTATGCATGGGAG GTGCTgtacagcactgcagcagcacagtgccggctgcagcagtggcaggaggCCAGAGCCACCCTAGATAAGGCCGTTGTATGGAGACCTGAAGGAAGAACAGCAATCCTGGACCTGGCCCTTGAGCGGGTGCAG GACCGACTGTTTTTAGAGCCCATGCAGGTTCCTCTTGGGGAATTTTTCAGACCACGAAAGAAGGAAGTTGAACAGCTGGATTCAAAAGATTTCCTGGGTAAACCCAAG GTGATCTCATCCATCATTCCCAACGATGAGTACATTGGCTTCGAGCCTCTCAGGCTTCAG AAACAGGGCTTTTATGAACCCAGTGTTGATGCTCTGCG agacAATGAGTCAGGCTACTATCGAGTTTTGTCCCATTATTACCCTGAGGACTCGGAGAAGTTGGCAGTGAAAGCCAGCAGTTTGGTCTTTGTGCTGACGAGAGGAGCAGATGACTGGGCTACAGCCATACACGATGGACAG AAGCTGCGCATACCGAGCTCTCTCCTGGAGCCTGCCTCAAGGATGGATAAATGG AAGATCAGCAATGGgattcccctccctcctgcccaggtGCCTCCCAGCCGACTCCATGTGAAGCAGAAGCCAG aatCTCCTGGGGGAGAAAATGCCTCTGCAAATGATGCTGGTGCCCAAATGGACTTCAAG CAGATCCCACTGACCCCTGGAGAAGCCTCATCCAGCACGGACAGACCTGTTGTGCTGAGAGCGTGTTGTGAGTGCACCGTGGTGGTGAGGGCAGGCGAGGTGCCGTCTCTGCTGGACCTGCGGGCTCTGCTGAGGGAGCGCTTTGGCCAGCAGGCAGAGCGAGGGAAGCTGAG CTACAGGCATTCAGATGGCAAAGAACTGGGTACAGTTTCGGGAGAGGAGGATCTAGGGAAGATGTGGCAGCAGCTGACAGATGGCAGGCTGACGCTCTGCTGCCAG GACTCAGACTCCCACTCGGGCAGACCCGTCCTCTACCGGATGCTGGCTCAGCACTCTTACCTTGCGCAGGGACCGGGGGACCTGGAGTTCAGCAAGGGAGACGTGCTGGATATTCTCTCTGAAG tgaATGAGGACTGGCTTGAAGGACGCTGCAATGGCAAGACTGGCATCTTCCCCAAATGCTTTGCAACCCAGACCAGTTGTGGTGCTCCCTTCCTATAG
- the LOC140661221 gene encoding ectonucleoside triphosphate diphosphohydrolase 8-like: MQRCLHRAVGWSLAAVLGVLGVAVFLLVLTPAKDAALPTRNKYGLVFDAGSTHTALYIYRWPADKENGTGIVSQVEACTVSGPGISSYADDPAGAGASLKPCLDRAMKIVPAEQQRETPTYLGATAGMRLLREQNSTKAEQVFAEVAKAIGEYPVDFHGAQILTGNEEGSFGWITVNYLLETLVKCSFTGEWTHPPAEDVVGALDLGGASTQITFLPGTTIDDSSTRVLLRLYGTNYSIYTHSYLCYGQKQALKMLVASLHQGSPSPQQISHPCYPKGYQENVTTADLYNSPCVRAPSTPSPARVLTVTGTGDPTACSTAVQKLFNFSCGANRTCGFNGVYQPPVRGQFFAFSGLYHNLHFLNLTGGQSLSSVNATIVQFCASSWEKVQKEFPTMNRTHLRDACAASSYALALLLEGYKFNHTTWLNIHFVRQVANVDVGWTLGYMLNLTNMIPSETPQRVIGLQRSNWIAATVLLAIMLILIFCLLTVICCQKNSFGYESL, encoded by the exons ATGCAGAGGTGCCTGCACAGGGCGGTGGGCTGGAGCTTGGCCGCTGtgctgggagtgctgggggtGGCCGTCTTCCTCCTGGTCCTGACCCCGGCGAAGGATGCTGCCCTTCCTACGAGGAACAAA tACGGTCTGGTGTTTGACGCCGGCTCCACGCACACGGCTCTCTACATCTACCGGTGGCCTGCGGACAAGGAGAACGGCACCGGCATCGTCTCCCAGGTGGAGGCCTGCACTGTGTCTG GACCCGGCATCTCCAGCTACGCAGACGAcccggctggggctggagccagcCTGAAGCCCTGCCTGGACAGGGCCATGAAGATCGTCCCGGCAGAGCAGCAGCGGGAGACCCCCACCTACCTGGGGGCCACAGCGGGCATGCGGCTGCTGAG ggagcagaacagCACCAAGGCCGAGCAGGTCTTTGCCGAGGTTGCCAAGGCCATTGGCGAGTACCCTGTGGACTTCCACGGAGCTCAGATCCTCACGGGGAACGAGGAGGGCTCCTTTGGCTGGATCACTGTCAACTACCTGCTGGAGACCCTCGTCAAG TGCTCCTTCACAGGCGAGTGGACCCACCCACCAGCAGAGGATGTGGTCGGAGCTCTGGACCTCGGCGGGGCTTCAACCCAGATCACGTTCCTTCCTGGGACCACCATAGATGACAGCAGCACAAGAGTCCTCCTCAGGCTGTACGGGACCAACTACTCCATTTACACCCATAGCTACCTCTGCTACGGGCAAAAGCAAGCCCTGAAGATGCTGGTGGCATCCTTACACCAG GGCAGCCCATCTCCCCAGCAGATATCGCACCCCTGCTACCCCAAGGGATACCAGGAGAATGTCACCACAGCAGACCTCTACAACAGTCCCTGTGTCCGTGCACCGAGCACACCCAGCCCTGCACGGGTCCTCACGGTGACGGGGACGGGGGATCCGACGGCGTGCAGCACCGCTGTCCAGAAACTCTTCAACTTCAGCTGTGGGGCCAACAGGACGTGCGGGTTCAACGGGGTTTATCAGCCACCCGTGCGGGGACAGTTCTTC GCCTTTTCGGGGCTTTATCACAACCTTCACTTTCTGAACCTGACCGGAGGGCAGTCCCTGAGCTCGGTCAATGCCACCATCGTGCAGTTCTGcgccagcagctgggagaag GTGCAGAAGGAGTTCCCCACCATGAACAGGACCCACCTCCGTGATGCCTGTGCAGCCAGCTCCTACGCCCTCGCCCTTCTCCTGGAAGGCTACAAATTCAACCACACGACATGGCTTAACATCCACTTTGTCCGGCAG GTCGCTAATGTAGACGTGGGCTGGACTCTGGGCTACATGCTCAATCTCACCAACATGATTCCCTCGGAGACTCCCCAGAGAGTCATAGGGCTCCAGAGAAGCAACTGGATAGCAGCCACGGTTTTACTGGCCATCATGCTCATCCTCATCTTCTGCCTGCTCACAGTCATATGCTGCCAGAAAAACTCCTTTGGTTATGAGAGTCTCTAG
- the ENTPD8 gene encoding ectonucleoside triphosphate diphosphohydrolase 8, which produces MDYKAKAVAGLLAATCVFSIIALILSVVNVKDVFLPPSTKYGLVFDAGSTHTALYIYRWPADKENGTGIVSQVEACTVSGPGISSYADDPAGAGASLKPCLDRAMKIVPAEQQRETPTYLGATAGMRLLREQNSTKAEQVFAEVAKAIGEYPVDFRGAQILTGNEEGSFGWITVNYLLETLVKFSFAEKWEHPRDTEVLGALDLGGASTQITFQPGVTIEDKKTSVFFRLYGTNYSLYTHSYLCYGQTQALKMLLAALHQGSPSPQQISHPCYPKGYQENVTTADLYNSPCVRAPSTPSPARVLTVTGTGDPTACSTAVQKLFNFSCGANRTCGFNGVYQPPVRGQFFAFAGFYYAFHFLNLTGQQSLSDVKSVVQTFCKKNWTELVENFPQEKKYLHTYCSVAIYILALLLDGYKFNEHTWSSIHFSRQAANTDIGWTLGFMLNFTNMIPTEALEHAKGHQPSLWAGAVSFIVLAIVAGLVAVFLQCFWKTK; this is translated from the exons ATGGACTACAAAGCCAAGGCCGTTGCAGGTCTCCTGGCAGCCACCTGCGTCTTCAGCATCATTGCCCTCATTCTGAGCGTCGTAAATGTGAAGGATGTGTTTCTGCCTCCCAGCACCAAG tACGGTCTGGTGTTTGACGCCGGCTCCACGCACACGGCTCTCTACATCTACCGGTGGCCCGCGGACAAGGAGAACGGCACCGGCATCGTCTCCCAGGTGGAGGCCTGCACTGTGTCCG GACCCGGCATCTCCAGCTACGCAGACGAcccggctggggctggagccagcCTGAAGCCCTGCCTGGACAGGGCCATGAAGATCGTCCCGGCAGAGCAGCAGCGGGAGACCCCCACCTACCTGGGGGCCACAGCGGGCATGCGGCTGCTGAG ggagcagaacagCACCAAGGCCGAGCAGGTCTTTGCCGAGGTTGCCAAGGCCATTGGCGAGTACCCTGTGGACTTCCGCGGAGCTCAGATCCTCACGGGGAACGAGGAGGGCTCCTTTGGCTGGATCACTGTCAACTACCTGCTGGAGACCCTCGTCAAG ttttcctttgcagagaaATGGGAACATCCACGGGACACTGAGGTTCTGGGAGCTCTGGACCTTGGAGGTGCCTCGACACAAATAACCTTCCAGCCTGGAGTCACCATTGAGGACAAGAAGACCTCTGTCTTCTTCAGGCTGTATGGCACCAACTACTCACTCTATACCCACAGCTACCTCTGCTATGGGCAGACGCAGGCCTTGAagatgctgctggcagctctccATCAG GGCAGCCCGTCTCCCCAGCAGATATCGCACCCCTGCTACCCCAAGGGATACCAGGAGAATGTCACCACAGCAGACCTCTACAACAGTCCCTGTGTCCGTGCACCGAGCACACCCAGCCCTGCACGGGTCCTCACGGTGACGGGGACGGGGGATCCGACGGCGTGCAGCACCGCTGTCCAGAAACTCTTCAACTTCAGCTGTGGGGCCAACAGGACGTGCGGGTTCAACGGGGTTTATCAGCCACCCGTGCGGGGACAGTTCTTC GCCTTCGCTGGGTTCTACTACGCCTTCCACTTCCTGAACCTGACCGGCCAGCAGTCTCTAAGTGATGTCAAATCCGTGGTCCAGACCTTCTGCAAGAAGAACTGGACAGAG CTGGTGGAGAACTTCCCACAGGAGAAGAAGTACCTACACACGTACTGCTCCGTGGCGATTTACATCTTGGCGCTGCTGCTCGATGGCTACAAGTTCAATGAGCACACATGGAGCAGCATCCACTTCAGCCGGCAG GCAGCAAACACGGACATCGGCTGGACGCTGGGCTTCATGCTGAACTTCACCAACATGATCCCCACGGAGGCCCTGGAACACGCCAAGGGGCACCAGCCCAGTCTGTGGGCAGGTGCTGTCTCCTTCATTGTGCTGGCCATAGTGGCAGGCCTGGTGGCCGTTTTCCTCCAGTGTTTCTGGAAAACCAAGTAG